tTTGGAAAAAGATTAGAAAACTTTTTGGCGAAACTTTTATGTGATTCAAAATTGCCTTCTAATTAAATATCCATCACATTTTTATACCCAGAacacattgaaaatgggtataatggtTTTGTGCGAttgcatgtaacaggcagaaggaagcatctccgacttcataaagtatatatattcttgatcagcatcaatagccgagtcgatcaagccatgtccgtctgcccgtcCGTCCTCCGTCTGTATGAACGCATCGATCGCAGAACCCAGAGAATTGAAATTGTGAATGAAGAtccgagtttgtttccgataatctataacttgccccgtttccaagccaTCGTTAAAAGTCGATGGAATACTATTTACAGATgaaagatttttaatttggtgCACTTGCAGTTGCTAGAATAtgattcagggtatcccctagtcgggcatTCCGCTTAATGCACTTCTACTTGTTCCTAGTTATTATGTCCAAAATTCCTGTGAAACCCAAAACAACGGAATCTATCGCTGAATCGGCTTTTATTTAAGTTTCAACTAAACAACTGCAAGCAAATGgctgtcagtcagtccgtTAAAATTGCATAGCTATTTGAGACCATTTTCCGAATCAAAGTAAATCctcaacaattaaaaaaattgaaaacgagCTCACACACAAAGcttactaaataaataaaccaacaaaaaaaataaataaattgcagcttgataaatatttttatcagaGCGCCGCAGGCAAagcctcaaaaaaaaaaaaaaaaaaaaaaacaaacaagtgaAACCCAAAAACAATTCCACGCTCCACCTAAATTGCTGTTAATTGGTGCGACGCGAATGTCAACGAGCTGTGATCCCGCTCTAATCGCCAGCATATGGCACTCGaaacaaaaatggaaaatcaacggaaaacaattttactctgaaaaacgcaaaaagaaagaaacaaaaaaatcaagaGGAAAAATGCCAAATCCCAGCCAGTTGCTGTAAATTTTTTGCGAGCCGCACAAAAAATTGCATCAAATTATgaaagcaaaaatttaattacagctcaaaccagaaaaaaaaaggtagcCCCAACTGGAAGCAGTTTGGGTTATAGCCAGCGGCGACAATGGCAACATGTGCTACAGTGGAGCATCCTTGAGGAGCTGCCCAAGCAAAAGTACATGGCGGCTGAAAAGCCTTTTGAgacacacaaatgcaaatgcattatGCCACATAAACGATGCATTTTCGAACATTAATTATTGCCAAGCAGGCAGGATGACAGACgtggcctgggcctgggcctgggcctgggcctgcaCTTGAAATTACCATAAAAAGATGCACTTAAGGGTTAGCAATGAgcaagcaacaaacaacaaacaaagtgCGTATCTCAGGCAACTCAACAGCCCGTGCTGGGAATGGGTTGTCCGACGGGGGAGGCGCACTGTCATCTCGGGTCGTCCTGGGTGTTGTTGAGTGCAAATTTAAGCTAAGCGCGCCTTGGAGCACAGAAATCCGAGCAGTCAAAGGAATATGCCGAATCGAGGTGCGAGTCTAGATGGAAATAACGCGGCATTTGTAGCTGACagcctgactgactgatgagCTGTTTGGTTTGGGTTGCGTTGGGCTAAGGGGGAGTCGGTTGCTAAACAGGGTTGGAATTTTTGTTCTTGCCCCGTTGCTGGGATGCTGCTGCTCGCGTGGCCGGCGCACTTCTGTGACTTGTTTTGCGCTCAGCTTTTAGCTCTCAGCTCGCATCTCGCAGCTCTCTGGCTTCGGCTGCTCGGTGCGTGTGCTATTAATTCTAAGCTGCATGGCAAACACAGATTCCAGCTACGAAGGGGTCACCACCCCGTAGCCGATCGGTACTGGCAAATGCTGCAGCGGCAACGCTGTCGCTCTGGGAATACTTTAAGCCCAATTGGGGTGGCGACAGcgtcgttgccgttgccacgCACGTGCCTACCgtaatacaacaacaacagaagcagcagcagcagcagcagcagcagcaggaacaacaacaatggcgtCATATTGAACATAATATGCCATATTTGTGTTTGGTGCGAGCGGTACAACCAAAAGCCCTTCACTGGGAATCGAAAGTGCATTCCCTTTCATGGTAACCACGAGGACAACGTCGGCAACGGCGTCGCATTTCGATTATATTAATgtaaagcacacacatacactcgcacacactccaAGCATTCTGACAATCGCTTTGTGGTGGCTGAGCAGACCAagctgtgcctgtgtgtgcctgtgtgtgtgtgtgtgtgtgtgtgtgtgccatgtGCCTACCCCACCAAAAGCAAACTTGACAAGCttgcctgtgtctgtgtgcggcGTCTGTGCGTAGCGAGTACGAAGAccgagcaggagcagcagcaggaacggGAGCGAGAGCAGGAGCTGAAGTCGTCGACACTGCCACAGTCAGAGCCAGAGCCCAATGAAAACCTGAAAATGCAGCAATCACCAAAAAATACACATCAAGAAAagatacatataaacataatatatttaagatcatatattattttatggcCAATATGGGGCTACGATTTGACGACATTTGGCTGGAAAGTTCCAAAGGAACATTATCACAAGTTCTAAAGTTACTATATTAATGAtaatattatcattataaattctcaatatatcaatattcattttatttgaatttattaaagCTATTGCTATCAGTTTGGCATTTGATGTTGTGGATTTCTAAGAATATTGGCGAATATGTCAACTGGAATATGgaatatctctatatatatgctgGAATTTTCACTGCAGTTACCTTATGGTATGGAGTTTCACGCTAAGACTGGTTTTTGGAAATTGGATTTCGAGCGAATAGAATTTCTGGCAGTTCTAATTCCGGAGCGAGCCcatacttatttatattaaatacattttactgGAATAATAATCAGTACAAGTCAGAAGATGTAGGTTGTTTTCTCTGGTATTAGGCAGGTCGCAATTCGTTCTAATATCTGAAGACTTCAACAGTATTGAGAATCATTTAAAATGCTCAACTTCATGATGATGAGTATAAAAATGTTTCCAATTGCCACAGCTGTTTAAGAGTTTGCACACGAAGGTAACACAATATGGGCTCTGCTTCAGGTCATTCTGGCCCATTGAGTTTCTGTTTGTGAGCACATTTACCTCTGGTTACACGCACAATTAACGGTTTCATGGCTATCAGCTGTTTGCCAAGATCTACAAGAAAGGAGCCAAAAGGATACCAGACAGATCTTTTGTGTGTTGCCAAATTTCCATGAATCAAAGATTTTGCACGTTAAACCCGAACATGTGTTCCAGTTCCTGTCGCGTGTCCTTTTTGGCTGCGTGGCATTGGCAACCTGAGGCACAGCTGCAACATAAAATTGCTGCACAATGATTTCTCCAAGTGCAGGCAGACACAGTGCAAAGGACTTTCACTGCCAGCGTCGACGACTGCTCCGGCTCCCCCCGCCTGGcgacgagtgtgtgtgtgtgtgtgttgatgtgtatgtgtgtgtgtctatatgGAAAAAAGGGTGACTAATGTGTGTGATTGCTAACAAAAGATTCCGGCTTGGCGGCGGCATCGCTGCcagcgtcaacgtcaacgtcagcagcagcagtggcagcaacgGCGAGGGCTAAAAGGACAACGACTCGAATTGGGGGATGAAATTTCCAAGAGCGACGCCGtcacaacacacaaacaatgATTTTAATTTCGCTTTCCTTTGGCACACATAAATAGAGGCGGCAGGATATGATGTTAGTCATTCGCAGCAAAAACGTCGAGCCGACAGGAAGCAGCCAAAGGAGCGCTCAACGTTGCCAAcgtttcaatttgttgttaagTTTTGCTTAGTTCTTCAACTCTTTGTTCCTCCCGTTCACTGTTCACCGATCACCGTTCACCGATCACCGTTCACCGATCACCGTTCACTGTTCACCGTTCACCATTCATAGCTCATCCTTAGCTGTTCcccgtttccgtttccgttttcGTTTATCGTTTCGATCAAGTTCTTAAAGCGCGTTCAAGTTTCAGTTTATCACCATTTCGTTGATACGCGGAACAGTGCAATGGCCAGCGTCGCCAACCATCAGTCGACAGTGTCCAACCACAGCcagcatccgcatccgcatccgcacaCGCACAGCATACAGCTGCTGCACAATGCGACAGCTGGGGGGCTGCCCCATGGCCTTGGTCTGCTGACCACAGTGGCTTCGCTGCCGCCCAAGTATCGCAGCCGTTATCTGAACATCAAAACCAAGTGTGAAATTCCATTGGACCTGTCCGTGAAACCGCCGTCGCCAGTGCCAAGCAGCGATGTGCCAATGGCGACCACATTCACTGAGGTTCACAGCGagccagcagcaacggcagccgATGAGCTGCCACAGGAGCTCACACAGGAGGTGGAGGTTGCGCAGGAGGTCGTCGTCATTACGGAGAAGCCCATAACACCGCCACAAAGTCCAGCTGCCGTTGAAATCGCAGTGGCTTCACTCAAGCGCAAGTTGAGCGAACAAAGCGAAGCTTTGCCCGCTGCCAAATTGGCCAAATCTGAGGTGAGTCCCGCACCCGTCGAAGCCACGCCCGCAAAGCCCATTAAAGTCTCGGACACGGCGCCGCGCACCGGCAAAGCGACCACAGCCAGTGCCAAATCGACGCGCAACAAAGCAACGCGCAAATTAAAGTTCGATGAGGAGACAAGTTCACCAGTTTCGGGCACCATCATTAGGCCGCTAGAGGACATCACCGATGGCACCATGCAGTACAGCAATGGCGACATTGATCCCAAGTACAACATTGTCGAAATTACTGAGGAGACCAAGGCGGAGCTGGCTGCCATTAGGAACGTAATTGGTGACTATGTGTGCCGGCTGTGCCGCATCAAGTTCGACGATGCCTTTGGTCTGGCACGACATCGTTGCGCCTGCATTGTGCTGCTCGAGTATCGCTGCCCGGAGTGTGGCAAGCAGTTCAATTGTCCCGCCAATTTGGCTTCACATCGCCGCTGGCACAAGCCCAAGAAGGAGGCGGCCGCTGCCAAAAAGGAGAATCGCAACACCAGTAATCAACAGGTGCCAGCGCCACAAGCCAACTCCAAGAAGCCAGCCGAAGAGCTGGCCTTTGATTGCGGCGAGTGCGGCAAGAAGTTCAAGCGGGCTGCCTATCTGCGCAAACATCAACAGACGCATGTGAAGAAGGCGCAGACTGCTGGTAAactggagccggagccggagtcGGGGCTGGAGAGGCAGCCAGAGTCAGCCAACATTATAACTGGCAGCTTCCAGACGGCCGTCTATAAATCCAATAGCTCCAGTTCGACCAGCAGTTCGCATTCTTACGCGGGCACTCACGACGATGAAGGCGTCTATGTGGCGGGCGCGGCGAGCAGCAGCCACTATGACTACGAGGCCGACTACATGTCCGACTGCAGCTCCTCCACCTCTTCCGCTGGCTATGGTCGGCTCCAGATAGTGGAGCACGGCCTGACT
The sequence above is a segment of the Drosophila virilis strain 15010-1051.87 chromosome 3, Dvir_AGI_RSII-ME, whole genome shotgun sequence genome. Coding sequences within it:
- the nerfin-1 gene encoding zinc finger protein CKR1, with the translated sequence MASVANHQSTVSNHSQHPHPHPHTHSIQLLHNATAGGLPHGLGLLTTVASLPPKYRSRYLNIKTKCEIPLDLSVKPPSPVPSSDVPMATTFTEVHSEPAATAADELPQELTQEVEVAQEVVVITEKPITPPQSPAAVEIAVASLKRKLSEQSEALPAAKLAKSEVSPAPVEATPAKPIKVSDTAPRTGKATTASAKSTRNKATRKLKFDEETSSPVSGTIIRPLEDITDGTMQYSNGDIDPKYNIVEITEETKAELAAIRNVIGDYVCRLCRIKFDDAFGLARHRCACIVLLEYRCPECGKQFNCPANLASHRRWHKPKKEAAAAKKENRNTSNQQVPAPQANSKKPAEELAFDCGECGKKFKRAAYLRKHQQTHVKKAQTAGKLEPEPESGLERQPESANIITGSFQTAVYKSNSSSSTSSSHSYAGTHDDEGVYVAGAASSSHYDYEADYMSDCSSSTSSAGYGRLQIVEHGLTEEESIAAAALTNLRNCASVIQHTTMAH